The Vespula vulgaris chromosome 10, iyVesVulg1.1, whole genome shotgun sequence nucleotide sequence gatataaaaaatggtGCTAATATTAAACAGTCACATTCCGTAATTTCATTAAGAGCTTCTATAATACTTATTTCTGAGGAACAgtctaatgaaaaaaaattgttttttactagatctcttttttttgaagattttATTGCTtccaatttttgtttatatttattttcaaatatatgcATAGATCTACAATACCCAATTTTCAAATCAATGATATGATATAACATTGCAAACAgcaatgcatatatatgagtatttgattttaattctGGTAAGTTATCTATCCAATATTTTGCTGTTGCAATATACAATCTCCAATTTTCAGGAAATTTAACTATAAAATCATGTTGTATATCTAAagtattatcataaatttctttccttatatCGAATGGGATTTTTCTGAGATCGTGCAAAGATGGAATTTTACAAGAactaatattatcaatatattttagtggataataagataattgattattttgtCCTCTAGTTATGTATTCTGaagatttatttgtttgttcaaATTCTGATTTaagtaatgtatatataacattaataattttttcacttataaatatacttgAAGGTTGACGATAATCTTCAATTtgtacatgatatatatataatttgtgcattaatatattcataaaataatttgttaatgaacctttagaaaattcattaatGAACCAAGAGGGTAAACTATTAATAAAAGCATCATGTATAGTCTCCAAATCATATTCAATcatatctttatattcttttgatAGTTCTCTTATTAGGTCATTTATATCTCTTTGAAACTTGCAattattttctgtattttGCGAAATGATTTTATCCATATCTTCTTTGGAAAAATCCAATTGATCCaagatatttattgatatactGGTATATTCATTTATGATCATCTCAATTGCTCTAaacgtttgttttttattttcctgtGGCACTGTTCtcattattagaattatagcCTCGTTTAATGTATGTTTACTTAACCAATTTAAAGTACCCTCTATGCGACATTgttgtaaattaaaattaattcgtccAATGTTTGGCAATTTTAtgttcttataaaaatttttgaattcgTATTGTTGTATGTAATCATTCCCTAGCAAAATAGCAGCTAAGGGTAATAGTGATTCAGTCAATCcactaaatatatttaaaaaagtttctactttataaattttacaaggtattacatattttctccattttcttatataattttgtaatgtaTAATATGGTATGTACAATGttccataaatataaaaatcagaaTCACTACTAAGTACAGGACAGTTTAAAAGTTTAGCTACACTAGCTATAGCATTATCAGCTTCAAATAaacattgaatatatttaatgttcaTTTCTTTCAGAATACTTTTAAAGATGCAGAACATCAAAATAGGAAATAAATGTGTATTATTTTGACTGGATAGAGTAAAAGATTCAACTGCTTGATATCTTTCACGTAAACGTTTCATtatagtttttgtttttctagtTTCATAACCACCATCTAGTAGAACTAATGGTGTTATATTGCATTTTTTGAGTTTCCAAAAAAAATGTCTCACGTATTCagcatatatatcataatcaCCACCAAATGCAGAATTACATTTTGTACAGCAAGTATATAATTGACATCCAATACTACTACCATCAATAACCAAATATGTATCATGCAAATCAAATGATCGAAGAAATTGTTCAGAATGATTTCGAATATAAGTTGTTAAACCTGGTATACCCATCTTGAATTATTTTgacttttaataattgatattaaatgtatttccggaattattaaaaagtgcaaataaattgtaaactCAATCTCCTTAGATTTTTGTGGGCGTATCCATTCAGCGAAAATTATCGCTGtgatttaatgatatatttatatatgtgtttactctgatttattattatatagaattacCGTCCTTTGTAACACTTGTATAACACACCTGTATAATATTCCTGTGAAAAGTATTTACTTGCTTCCCACACTGAAATGGATTAAAGTGCATTCTgtttcatacatttttaaatgtaaactGTGTTGGCAGATAAATTGTACACAATGCTGCCAACAGCAAATAATGTGTGACTCACTATACGTCATcttgaaataaaacgaatctgatggagaaagaaaaaatcggaACTGTTGATGACAAAAATTAGGGTTAAATTATTcacaatttatttgttttcttaaatATGTTTTCGAATCCTTTTTAAATCaagtttcattttatattatctttgtcTTCGTTTTGCTCTGCTGTTCTTTAGTCTTTTATATTTCGCACTAAATGACGTCACAGAATGAATTACATAATGCCAAATATTCTTtccttaatatttttattctgtttctaGTCTTTCGTCTTAAACTTAAATACAGTTGAAATCGCAAAATActgcttatttttctttattgcaattttgaaaggaaatacgaagaaatttatattacttgaaaagtatttacaaaactttatattattatatcaaatggaatgtataattcattttcaataattgGAATGATCCACAGATGTATTTAGAGACTTGCTGAAAAATATATAgcgattatttaatttaaatattttattattagttattaaaaaaacaaagctcaatttatttgtatataattctaatttacTTTACTAGtaactaaataatatatatttttttatctattgtCAATGATTCATTTTAACAtactatacatattttattacttgttTCAGTGTATTTTGTTAATTCTTTTTGATTTGAATGTgtgctttctctttcatcccaAATAGTAAGACCGTCACATGCAcatatcttttttgtattttgaaATAGACTAGAGGAACGAGCGATAATTCCACATGccaatctataaaaaaagaaaaatataaataatatacatataaaagataaaacattGATACTATTATATCTCTTACCTTTCTCCACTATTTCCATCTATTTTTGATTGTTTATCATTACCTTTGCCAAGATCATCTGGTTTATCAGTAATAACAAGTGATCGTCCAATAATATCTGATACTGTAAGGAATTGAttgatttttctaaataaagcTCTTCCATTATTATCTGCCTCTATATTTCCAAGATCACCGATGTGCtattataaagaaaggaaaattttatatttaaaattaatttaaaataaaagatactataaagtacaaaataaataatttttcaatatatatattatttcttaataattttaccTTTTTAGATATATCATCTTCAGGTCCACCATGTATACTATTATATGGGTTAAAATGCTCTCCTACActattaataagtaaaatgacaaaaaattgtataaaaaatctacttagaaaatatttgaaatatatttagaaatatttgtaaactTTATATTACCTTTCACATCCTTTAGAGATATCTCCACattcatgtatatgtattccaTGTTGTCCAGGTTCAAGTCCATCAACTGTTCCATCTACTATACATCCTTCTACAGTTTGTACAAATCTTATAACACCCTTTATATTATTGCTTACACTATATCCTGAATTACCTCCTAACATTGAAACTGCACTATAActgttttctataaaattatttttaatgatatctcaaagtaaaataaaaaaatttgtgatattaaaaatattttataaaaagaagaaaattaattcatttaattatttgttattgttttgCGTTTtgattacatttatatagatatatttgtttacCTCCATATCCTTTGAGAACAGCTTTTTTCCCagatttctctatcttttcttgtATCAAAGTAAATGGAAGATTAGTTTCAACAACAACTGTACCACGTTCTAGCGAGATGTCTAAATTTTCAATACCGTTTAAATCTAATAAACTCTCTCGAACAGTATTAACACATTTTTGACAAGTCATGTTGACTGCAAACTCAATCTATTGTAAgacaattcatttttaataaatacttcattattattttgaatgatACAACTAACCTTTGCCAaagacatattttttaatatattaaaattatttccttcAACAATGACaacttgttttttattatctcacaAAACTTTCCTTTCAGGTTCGTTTTCGTAGTCTTCGATCCTCGGTTtcataaaatgaatttataaaacgtcaatcattcgttaaaatgtGTTCTGAAACTCACTATAGGTGTCGTTCAAAAACTTACCTTATGAtcataattattcaaattcaatgataatttaatcttattctacatgcatataatatttaatatatttttttattatatttcttttctctttattcatttaatttaacttaTATTCAAGCAACGATTTCATTCATCTTAAAATTACGCACCGTTCCAACCAATCATTTATCGATTAGTTAAGGAATTATTAGTATATAGTACTTATAACTAcgacaaaatattataaatatttaactaatAAATAGGGGAAAATTACAATAGTACTTAATACTTTAattaggattttttttttaatttttggttATATTgatcttaagaaaaaaaaatgcaaaaaaaaatataataaatattcattatttgtgttcatatatcatataatactttattttcatatcaGTATCAATgcaataaaatacataaaatattttacattttttatatttattatgattagatatattaatattctatatttcatttaccAACTTATAcctcgtatttttttcttttctttatagatTGCCATTGTTtgaactataaaaaaaagaatatatatatatatataattgacgAATTAAGAtcaatgtatattaaaatatctaaattagtttattttattttatttcgcttAAATTTGTTTACTAGTACTGAATAATTCTACAAAAGATCATAACTTACTATATGGATCAAATTGTATCACTTCTATTTTATCAGCAACTCTTTCTCTAACCATATGCTTAGTATGGCCACTTACTACACTTTCTACTAAAACTAAGATtgatctaaataaaaataaattagttaaaaataaatgatttcaaatgcattaatattagaaatagtTCATTTCAAATAACTTATTAATACACaatgtatatttcaaatattaaataataacgactagacttataaatattatttatattgctttaatatattcataagaATGCTTACTtgctttttgctttctttaataatatattcgttaaaaacattattatctATTCTATGTTACGAATACGTGAGTTTACTTGGTTATACCGTGACTCATCTGTTTGATGAATAAGTTTCTGTATGGTACGAAACATTAATGCCATCTAAATTCGATGACGAGAACTGAATTGGTATctattatctttaataattgATGTCTCATCTATAACggaaattttatgtaaaattaatattaaaatttaaggcgaaagaaaatgtttcaatcatttttaaaattaatctgATGCAGTAATCATATTttagttaatatttttgaacttactaaataaatttatttagcaTTTCAAATCTACGTTATATCTTGCCCGTGGATTGCGCGGTCAAATCAAAGCAATATGGCGGATTGGCACAATAACTTGTATTTCGGAGAGTATTATTTTGGTTCGAATGAAAAGATTGTGAATAGTGCATATAAAGTTATTCTTaacattgatatttataagaaaatagtatcttacatgcatatataacaATAGCGTGTATTTTCTGTTACATATAAAAGTGAGAgaatttaaaatatcgaatctGGGTGTATGTgcttcaaaatttatttcgttaatgGACATGAAGATGACCTTAATTACTAGGATATATTAGTATTATCGTGTACTAACTGTACTGttgatcataattttttatgtgaAAATATGTCGTCAACTCAAAGTAAAATGCGAGGTATGTTAAACTATCAAAAATAACCTTTCATTACttcagaaataatttatttaattattagtttacatttattatatgatgtatgattatatatatattttaatatagtatctttatattattaatatatcagaGAAacctattttatatatatataattatcttttaactttttaatataacgaagttatataaatatttaatattactaaaCGTTATAGGTCCTGGAAGACCACCtaaatcaaaaaattcttGTACTTGGTGTGGAGAGACTAAACAACCATTAAAATATGTTCTTCCCACTCAACatgggaaaaaagaattttgttctGAAACATGTTTGTCAGAATTTCGTAAAGCTTATGTACGTGGTGCTTGCGTACAATGTGATAATGTAATCAGAGGTACACCAGTTAAATTGGAACAAAAAGATGGCCCTACAAAAGATTTCTGTTCATCATTTTGCCTTAACAAACatcaaaaaaaggaaggtcAAGTtgagatgaaaaaaagttagttatctataatattgcttataaatacaataataatgaaaacatAACATTTGGTTACTTAGAGATatattgttgaaaaaaaatattttaaaatttatattataaaattatgcaACATATCATGTTCTTTCAGATAATAAAGATCAGTCATCACCTGCATCTTCTCCAGTTCCATCCAACTTATCAAATAATAACAGTGTAGCATCTGCAACACAAGTTTATACTCATACAAATAATCATACAACTGCATCTCATCCACCATCTACTTCAACTGGTCCATTTCAATATGAGACATATCAAACTTTTGATTGGgatctttatttaaaagaaacaaatagttCTGCAGCACCTGTCGAATGCTTTAAACAGGTatgttgtaatatataaataaaaaattaaattatttttgttcatgaataatacatatttaaaatatttcatagcaCGAAGTGCCACCaacaaatgaatttaaaatggGCATGAAATTGGAAGCTTTAGATCCTCGTAATTTAACATCAACTTGTATTGCAACAGTAGTTGGTGTCCTTGGTCCTCGATTAAGACTACGACTTGATGGAtcagataataaaaatgacttTTGGCGTTTAGTTGATAGTAATGAAATTCATCCAATTGGACACTGCGAAAAATCAGGTGGTATGCTTCAACCTCCCTTGGGCTTTCGTATGAATGCTTCCAGTTGGCCAATGTTTCTATTGAAAACATTAAATGGAGCTGAAATGGCACCAGCTAAAGTATTTAAACGTGAACCAAAGACACCTCGTTCTAATATGTTTGAAGTTGGACATAAATTGGAAgctatagataaaaaaaatccacAACTTATATGTACTGCTACTGTTGGTGCTGTGAAAGATGATATGATTCATATAACCTTTGATGGTTGGCGTGGAGCATTTGATTATTGGTGTCGCTTTGATTCTAGAGATATCTTTCCTGCAGGATGGTGCTTTAAAAGTGGACATCCACTACAACCGCCAAGGCAAAAATGTAagttatgtttttttttattgtatagtaattgattaagaaaattaattattttccctattttttccttttataatatttacacaaGCATTTCATTTATACAGCAACAGGTCCTAACAGATTTAAGTCAAGGACTAGTAATGTTTTGCCAGTGATGGCAGTGTCTGGTGGTGGTGCGAGTGGAGAACCAGCAGTTGCTTTGGTAAGTCCAGCTGGTTCAAGTCCACCTCCACAACCAGCTACAGAACCAGATACTAGTACAGCTAATACTAAACCACATCCTCTTGATAATggtatttatacaattttaaagGAATAAACTTAAAGATGATTTTCTTAATAGAATAGTATTTGAATaacacattttataattttacagtTACTATTTATGTGAATCACAATTGTACATGTGGTCCTTATTTCGATCCTCGTAAAGTAAAAGCTATGCCAGCACAATTTGGTACAGGTCCTATATTAAATGTCACAAGAGATATTTTCCAAGCTTTTCTCATGGCAGCAATGAGTCCAAGACAAATGTTAAGTTTGTTGAAACGTGGCGAAGgagaaaatatcaatttaattttagaaaGTAAACCTACTTCTGTTAGATTACCTTTATTTATGGAAGAAGAGGatttttatgtgtatattagGCGGCAACTTGAAGATCTTTGTGCTTGTGAACACATGCTATCCAGAAGAAAAGAACCTTGTAATAAATGTCCAAATACTCAACAACCACAATCTACAAATTGTGAAGAAACAAGTAATAACAGTGCTGAGAAACGAAGATGGTCGTCTCAAAACCAACAAACTCTTTCATCTAGTATGCAACAGCAAGCACAACAACCTGTGCAAAGTATAAATAACACAACACTTTCATCTCCTACACCAGCGAAACAACCACGCAAATCAGTTCCtggtaagtatattttatcagTATTTTgttatgagaaaaatattatttaaagttGATGATATAGAATTCATTTCACaaggtaaatatttaataatatttaatataaaattaaatacagttttcaaattaataattatgctTAGAATTGGAAGCTGCAACGTCAACGACTCAGTCAGAAAATACAGCAAATCGTACACTCTCTACAGAACCAGCTGAATGGACCATAGAAGATGTTATACACTATATTGCCCTAACAGATCCTGCATTAGGACAGCATGCAGATTTGTTTAGAAaacatgtaatttttattttttatcttttttatttgaaattaaaaatataaaaaaaaagaaaacattggCAGTGACTATagttaacattatttttaggAAATTGATGGAAAGGCTTTACTTCTTTTGAATTCTGATATGATGATGAAATATATGGGACTAAAGCTTGGACCTGCTCTTAAAATCTGTAATTTGGTAAATCGTATTAAAGGTAGAAGACATATAATACTATGACTCTCTCggatataaaactatatacagTGAGGTAAACTGCATTTGAACTGGCTGGTCAAATTTGTTTTCATAAATgaaaacattaatatataagttgttaaaataatgtgaatatatgaatgaatgtaatattattatgtctAAATATgatcttttatcattatttttaggATTAAATTAagtagaaaacaattttttaatttactttgaaAAAGTAAGTATTTTTGTTTGGAGGAAAGCACATTtgtattaattgattataatgcaggcatttttattaattaatttactgtCATCTCATTACAATGAGAAACAATCAATTGATACAACACTAAACGTGTAgataaatagtaaatatagtgaaatgttattttatcgattaattatagaatattttatattattttacagtttagtaaaaaaaattatgtgtaTCAATCAGTggctatgtatatatagctatataacTTTCAATTATGTATCTTTTGTAATACAAATCGGtagtttaatgaaatattaaccATGCATTCTTGCTcagtttaaaaaatgattatttaatttaaaaatatggaatattttacaaaatttgttagtttatattttcgttatcCAGATATACGAAAatccatttttattctattattatagaGGAACgtgtttcttcgtatttttgttgttatatTAACTTGCGTATGCccatataatttaaaatactaGATATATAAcatcaaaaattttaaaagctctatggtatatatatatatattataaaaatatatatattttcaagtaTTCATGTAATGacatactatataaatattaaattcatcatttattgaatttcaatttatattcattCAATCATTAAAAGTGATACTTTTATATTGAACATATATTACAATGATTAATAGTTCCCAAAGTGATATTTAAGATTTGTGTGAATCAATTAATATGATAATTGTGCAAATTGTatgatacaattatatataaaaattttacagtacatcataaataaataactatttaCGCTACAAAACCGACTTTCTTGTCCATGTATATCACTGATtcatattaattgaaaaaaaatctaatgtaATGGTATGTAACATACATCTGAtgtatactttgaaattttcagcAGATGTATTTCAGTCTATGTTagtagattattaaaatttttcaaaactaAGTACTGTTTATGTTTCTTAAGAAATTAatgctattatatttataatgattaaaaaagataaattactAACAGTGTGACTGTACAAAATATCTATAAGTATCATAATTGTGATCAATATTACATAAGATATAGATAAGTGTAATTATTAAGtctattctataaaatatacctTATTGCTtttagtttaattttttttttcattcatgttATATGTgtgttgttatatatatatatggtatgtatgtgtatatatatatatatatatatatatatatatatatatatatatatatacacatatatatcatagatttggtaatatcaaattacttataaatatccaagtaaaattaatttgagattgaacaaaaatattttttattaaattataaaaaatatttcgtagatAAATAGTTAAacaagatttatttaaatttattataatcttatttttataaaattgtgcactttttttaatcattgtcttctttttctcttcaaagtAGTTCTTGGTATATATAGTGTgcataatattgtatttcatGCACTATCCTacattcttgtt carries:
- the LOC127066654 gene encoding copper chaperone for superoxide dismutase isoform X2: MSLAKIEFAVNMTCQKCVNTVRESLLDLNGIENLDISLERGTVVVETNLPFTLIQEKIEKSGKKAVLKGYGENSYSAVSMLGGNSGYSVSNNIKGVIRFVQTVEGCIVDGTVDGLEPGQHGIHIHECGDISKGCESVGEHFNPYNSIHGGPEDDISKKHIGDLGNIEADNNGRALFRKINQFLTVSDIIGRSLVITDKPDDLGKGNDKQSKIDGNSGERLACGIIARSSSLFQNTKKICACDGLTIWDERESTHSNQKELTKYTETSNKICIVC
- the LOC127066631 gene encoding polycomb protein Scm; the protein is MSSTQSKMRGPGRPPKSKNSCTWCGETKQPLKYVLPTQHGKKEFCSETCLSEFRKAYVRGACVQCDNVIRGTPVKLEQKDGPTKDFCSSFCLNKHQKKEGQVEMKKNNKDQSSPASSPVPSNLSNNNSVASATQVYTHTNNHTTASHPPSTSTGPFQYETYQTFDWDLYLKETNSSAAPVECFKQHEVPPTNEFKMGMKLEALDPRNLTSTCIATVVGVLGPRLRLRLDGSDNKNDFWRLVDSNEIHPIGHCEKSGGMLQPPLGFRMNASSWPMFLLKTLNGAEMAPAKVFKREPKTPRSNMFEVGHKLEAIDKKNPQLICTATVGAVKDDMIHITFDGWRGAFDYWCRFDSRDIFPAGWCFKSGHPLQPPRQKSTGPNRFKSRTSNVLPVMAVSGGGASGEPAVALVSPAGSSPPPQPATEPDTSTANTKPHPLDNVTIYVNHNCTCGPYFDPRKVKAMPAQFGTGPILNVTRDIFQAFLMAAMSPRQMLSLLKRGEGENINLILESKPTSVRLPLFMEEEDFYVYIRRQLEDLCACEHMLSRRKEPCNKCPNTQQPQSTNCEETSNNSAEKRRWSSQNQQTLSSSMQQQAQQPVQSINNTTLSSPTPAKQPRKSVPELEAATSTTQSENTANRTLSTEPAEWTIEDVIHYIALTDPALGQHADLFRKHEIDGKALLLLNSDMMMKYMGLKLGPALKICNLVNRIKGRRHIIL
- the LOC127066662 gene encoding 39S ribosomal protein L33, mitochondrial, giving the protein MFLTNILLKKAKSKSILVLVESVVSGHTKHMVRERVADKIEVIQFDPYIQTMAIYKEKKKIRGISW
- the LOC127066654 gene encoding copper chaperone for superoxide dismutase isoform X4; the encoded protein is MSLAKIEFAVNMTCQKCVNTVRESLLDLNGIENLDISLERGTVVVETNLPFTLIQEKIEKSGKKAVLKGYGEGCIVDGTVDGLEPGQHGIHIHECGDISKGCESVGEHFNPYNSIHGGPEDDISKKHIGDLGNIEADNNGRALFRKINQFLTVSDIIGRSLVITDKPDDLGKGNDKQSKIDGNSGERLACGIIARSSSLFQNTKKICACDGLTIWDERESTHSNQKELTKYTETSNKICIQVSKYICGSFQLLKMNYTFHLI
- the LOC127066654 gene encoding copper chaperone for superoxide dismutase isoform X3, giving the protein MSLAKIEFAVNMTCQKCVNTVRESLLDLNGIENLDISLERGTVVVETNLPFTLIQEKIEKSGKKAVLKGYGENSYSAVSMLGGNSGYSVSNNIKGVIRFVQTVEGCIVDGTVDGLEPGQHGIHIHECGDISKGCESVGEHFNPYNSIHGGPEDDISKKHIGDLGNIEADNNGRALFRKINQFLTVSDIIGRSLVITDKPDDLGKGNDKQSKIDGNSGERLACGIIARSSSLFQNTKKICACDGLTIWDERESTHSNQKELTKYTETTSL
- the LOC127066654 gene encoding copper chaperone for superoxide dismutase isoform X1 translates to MSLAKIEFAVNMTCQKCVNTVRESLLDLNGIENLDISLERGTVVVETNLPFTLIQEKIEKSGKKAVLKGYGENSYSAVSMLGGNSGYSVSNNIKGVIRFVQTVEGCIVDGTVDGLEPGQHGIHIHECGDISKGCESVGEHFNPYNSIHGGPEDDISKKHIGDLGNIEADNNGRALFRKINQFLTVSDIIGRSLVITDKPDDLGKGNDKQSKIDGNSGERLACGIIARSSSLFQNTKKICACDGLTIWDERESTHSNQKELTKYTETSNKICIQVSKYICGSFQLLKMNYTFHLI
- the LOC127066632 gene encoding protein asteroid, which encodes MGIPGLTTYIRNHSEQFLRSFDLHDTYLVIDGSSIGCQLYTCCTKCNSAFGGDYDIYAEYVRHFFWKLKKCNITPLVLLDGGYETRKTKTIMKRLRERYQAVESFTLSSQNNTHLFPILMFCIFKSILKEMNIKYIQCLFEADNAIASVAKLLNCPVLSSDSDFYIYGTLYIPYYTLQNYIRKWRKYVIPCKIYKVETFLNIFSGLTESLLPLAAILLGNDYIQQYEFKNFYKNIKLPNIGRINFNLQQCRIEGTLNWLSKHTLNEAIILIMRTVPQENKKQTFRAIEMIINEYTSISINILDQLDFSKEDMDKIISQNTENNCKFQRDINDLIRELSKEYKDMIEYDLETIHDAFINSLPSWFINEFSKGSLTNYFMNILMHKLYIYHVQIEDYRQPSSIFISEKIINVIYTLLKSEFEQTNKSSEYITRGQNNQLSYYPLKYIDNISSCKIPSLHDLRKIPFDIRKEIYDNTLDIQHDFIVKFPENWRLYIATAKYWIDNLPELKSNTHIYALLFAMLYHIIDLKIGYCRSMHIFENKYKQKLEAIKSSKKRDLVKNNFFSLDCSSEISIIEALNEITECDCLILAPFFISNSNMEIKLQKNPKNFKRSVIHIFAQFQSCLKHSIDLNALLGHPYQLTKVSDMFNGTLLYNLYNNFKSRKKIEDYIYCILKYSPNFFRLYHTILIEVKSMFKLRF